In Fusobacterium canifelinum, a genomic segment contains:
- the atpE gene encoding ATP synthase F0 subunit C, whose translation MDLLTAKTIVLGCSAVGAGLAMIAGLGPGIGEGYAAGKAVESVARQPEARGSIISTMILGQAVAESTGIYSLVIALILLYANPFLSKLG comes from the coding sequence ATGGATTTATTAACAGCAAAAACAATAGTTTTAGGATGTTCAGCAGTAGGTGCAGGACTTGCTATGATAGCAGGATTAGGACCAGGAATTGGAGAAGGATATGCAGCAGGAAAAGCAGTTGAATCTGTTGCAAGACAACCAGAAGCAAGAGGAAGCATTATATCTACAATGATTTTAGGACAAGCAGTAGCAGAATCTACTGGTATCTACTCACTAGTTATAGCTTTAATTTTACTTTATGCAAATCCTTTCTTAAGCAAATTAGGATAA
- the atpB gene encoding F0F1 ATP synthase subunit A gives MILGPIEFTTGPLVSGPDIIFSIFGIPVSSTVVTTWFVLLIFFLFFKFGTRNLQLIPGKFQSVLEGIYEFLDGTIGQILGVWKKKYYTFFASLFLFIFLSNIITFFPIPWFSIKDGIFIIYPAFRAPTADLNTTIGLALIVTTLFISINIKNNGIFGYLKGFADPTPVMLPLNVVGEFAKPLNISMRLFGNMFAGMVIMGLIYMAVPYFVPAALHLYFDLFAGLVQSFVFVTLSMVYVQGSIGDTEYTD, from the coding sequence GTGATACTAGGACCAATAGAGTTTACAACAGGACCTTTAGTATCTGGACCAGATATTATATTTTCAATATTCGGTATTCCTGTTAGTTCCACTGTAGTTACAACTTGGTTTGTTCTACTTATTTTCTTTCTATTCTTTAAATTTGGAACCAGAAATTTACAACTAATACCTGGAAAATTTCAGTCAGTCCTTGAAGGAATTTATGAATTTTTAGATGGAACTATTGGACAAATATTAGGAGTTTGGAAGAAGAAATATTATACATTTTTTGCAAGTTTATTCTTGTTTATATTTTTATCAAATATAATAACATTTTTCCCTATTCCATGGTTTAGTATAAAAGATGGTATATTTATCATTTATCCTGCATTTAGAGCTCCAACAGCTGATTTAAATACTACAATTGGTTTAGCTTTAATTGTAACAACATTGTTTATATCAATAAACATCAAAAATAATGGAATATTTGGATATTTAAAAGGCTTTGCAGATCCAACACCAGTCATGTTACCTTTAAATGTTGTAGGAGAATTTGCTAAACCACTAAATATATCTATGAGATTGTTTGGTAATATGTTTGCTGGTATGGTCATAATGGGACTTATTTATATGGCAGTGCCTTATTTTGTTCCAGCGGCTCTACATTTATACTTTGATTTATTTGCAGGTTTGGTGCAAAGTTTTGTTTTCGTAACTCTTTCTATGGTGTATGTTCAAGGTTCTATAGGAGATACTGAATATACTGATTAG